One Anaerobacillus alkaliphilus DNA window includes the following coding sequences:
- a CDS encoding mechanosensitive ion channel family protein, with protein sequence MELIEILLSLPIWVDIGVSVFIFVFFLLLRKLFTKYVFRLIIRMSKKSPTALFTNVFLAFEKPLRWFFVFLGLYLAINALPYEHGFEARITQMYRTLIIVLITSGLYNLASTSSPIFEKVGKKLHLEVDKILIPVLSKLLRFLIVAISLSVIAQEWNFDINGFVAGLGLGGLALAFAAQEMIEDFFGGIIIMTEKPFTIGDWIKTKDVEGTVEEISFRSTRIRAFRQAVVTVPNSTLANTAILNWTKMGKRQITFHLGVTKSTSKAKLEAVIKEIELTLRSHPDIHQETIFVRFDGFNQNSLDIFLYFFTKTTVWGEYLGVKEDINLRILEILQKEGVTVAFPTRTLYVESKPQKKEVVTEKEVNLN encoded by the coding sequence ATGGAGTTAATAGAAATTCTTTTATCACTTCCTATATGGGTCGATATAGGAGTCTCAGTATTTATTTTTGTGTTTTTTCTTCTCCTAAGAAAGCTTTTTACAAAATATGTATTTCGATTAATAATTAGGATGAGTAAAAAATCTCCTACCGCTTTATTTACTAATGTATTCCTCGCATTTGAGAAACCATTAAGGTGGTTTTTTGTATTCCTTGGATTATATTTAGCAATTAATGCTCTACCCTATGAACATGGGTTTGAAGCACGTATCACTCAAATGTATCGAACTTTGATTATCGTTTTAATTACATCTGGTCTTTATAATTTAGCATCAACCTCATCCCCTATTTTTGAAAAGGTAGGTAAGAAGCTTCATTTAGAGGTTGATAAAATATTAATACCAGTTCTTTCAAAACTCCTGCGTTTTTTAATTGTTGCAATAAGTTTAAGTGTAATTGCTCAAGAGTGGAATTTTGATATTAATGGTTTTGTAGCTGGATTAGGGTTAGGAGGACTTGCGCTTGCCTTTGCTGCACAGGAAATGATTGAAGATTTTTTTGGTGGAATTATTATTATGACTGAAAAGCCATTTACTATAGGAGACTGGATAAAAACGAAAGATGTAGAAGGTACTGTAGAAGAAATTAGCTTTCGAAGCACAAGAATTCGGGCGTTTCGCCAAGCAGTTGTTACAGTGCCGAATTCTACTTTAGCCAACACAGCAATATTAAATTGGACAAAAATGGGAAAAAGACAAATTACCTTTCATTTAGGTGTAACAAAATCAACGTCTAAAGCAAAGCTAGAAGCCGTTATTAAAGAAATTGAATTAACTTTAAGAAGTCATCCAGATATCCATCAAGAAACAATTTTTGTTCGTTTTGATGGATTTAATCAAAACAGCTTGGATATATTTTTATATTTCTTTACGAAAACAACGGTCTGGGGAGAGTACTTAGGAGTAAAAGAGGATATTAATCTTAGAATACTAGAGATTTTGCAAAAAGAAGGTGTCACAGTTGCTTTCCCTACTAGGACATTATATGTTGAATCAAAACCTCAAAAGAAAGAAGTTGTCACAGAAAAGGAAGTTAACCTAAACTAA